The proteins below come from a single Odontesthes bonariensis isolate fOdoBon6 chromosome 18, fOdoBon6.hap1, whole genome shotgun sequence genomic window:
- the cks1b gene encoding cyclin-dependent kinases regulatory subunit 1: MSHKQIYYSDKYDDEKYEYRHVMLPKDIAKRVPKTHLMSETEWRNLGVQQSQGWVHYMIHQPEPHILLFRRPLPNPKA; this comes from the exons ATGTCTCACAAGCAAATCTACTACTCTGACAAATATGACGATGAAAAATACGAGTACAG ACATGTCATGCTACCCAAAGACATCGCAAAGCGTGTACCCAAGACCCATTTGATGTCGGAGACTGAATGGAGGAACCTTGGGGTCCAACAAAGCCAAGGATGGGTTCATTACATGATACATCAGCCAG AGCCACACATTTTGCTGTTTCGGCGTCCTCTGCCAAATCCCAAAGCATAA